From Thermoleophilaceae bacterium:
TCCTGATGGTCCAGGAGCTCGGATCGCTCCCGATCAAGCTGTTCGGCAGCCACGAGCTCAAGCAGCGCTACCTGCCGCGCCTCGCGAGCGGCGAATGGACGCCCGCGTTCGCGCTCTCCGAGGTGGAGGCGGGCTCGGACCCCGGCGGCATGCGCACCCGCGCGGTGCGGGACGGCGACGATTGGATCTTGAACGGCGAGAAGAACTGGATCACGAACCTCGGCATCGCCGACCTGTTCGTGGTATTCGCGGTCACAGACCCGGAGCAGGGACACTCGCACGGCATCTCCGCGTTCGTGGTGGAGGCGGACTGGCCGGGAGTGTCGATCGGCAAGCTCGAGCACAAGATGGGCATCCGCGGGTCGCCGACGGGCCAGCCCGTGTTCAACGACGTTCGAGTGCCCGGCGGCAACCTCATCGGCGAGGCGGGCGAGGGCTTCAAGGTGGCGATGTCCACGCTCGACCGCTCGCGCCTCGGCGTGGCCGCGCAGGGCCTCGGGCTCGCCCAGGGCGCCACCGATTACGCGGCGGCGTACGCGAAGGAGCGCCGGCAGTTCGGCAAGCCGATCATCGGCTTCCAGGGGATCCAGTTCAAGCTCGCCGACATGGAGACGCAGTGCGCGGCCGCCCGCGAGCTGCTCTACAAGGCCTGCGCCAAGGTGGACCGGCTCGAGCCTGACATGGGCAAGTACTCAGCCATGGCCAAGCTCTTCTGCTCCGACACGGCGATGAACGTGACCACCGAGGCCGTGCAGGTGCTCGGCGGCTACGGTTACGTGAAGGAGTACCCGGTGGAGCGCATGATGCGGGACGCCAAGATCACGCAGATCTACGAGGGCACGAACGAGATCCAGCGCCTCGTGATCGCCCGCACGCTGTGATGGACCAGCGCGTGAGCCTGATCACCCTGGGCGTGTCCGACCTGGCGCGCGCCCGCGCGTTCTACGAGGCCCTCGGCTGGACCACCGGCGCCGCGCCGGCGGACGACGTCGTGTTCTTCCAGGCCGGCGGCATGATCGTCGCGCTCTGGGGGCGCCACCAGCTGGCGGAGGACAGCGGCGTGAGCGACAGCGGAGGGTGGGGCGGCGTCACGCTCGCCTACAACACGCGCTCGCCGGAGGAGGTGGACGAGGTGATCGCGCAGGCCGAGGCTGCCGGGGCGACCATTCCCCGCCACGGCGCCGAGACCTTCTGGGGCGGCTATTCGGGCGTGTTCGTCGACCCCGACGGCCACCCGTGGGAGGTCGCCCACAACCCGCACTGGACCGTGAACGACGACGGCTCGGTGAGCCTCTAGGACGGCTGGCGCTGCCCGCCCGGCAGACGCTGGACGAGGCGCGACAGCGGGCCGATCGACTCCTGCACCTGGTCCACGTGCCCGTCCAGCTCGCCCACGGTCTCGAGCAGCCGTTCGAGCGCTCCGGCGAGGAGGGTGATGTTCGCGTCGAGCCGCTCCAGCGTGTCGGGCACGCGCGCGAGGTGCTGCTGCACCTCCACCAGCACTGGCATCGCCTTCTCGATGCTCGCCATCCGGGCGTCCATCGTCTCCAGCACCTGCAGCGCCTCGCCGAAGCCCTGCATCTCGTCGCGCAGCGCCGGAAGCGCGCTCGCGTCGCGCGCGACGTCCGACACAGCCTCAAGCACCTGCGGCAGTACGGCCGTGGCACGTGCCATCGCAGCCGTGTTCTCGGCGATCGACGGCAGCACCCCAAGCGCGCCGAGCAGATCCGCGGGCACACTCGCGAGGCGCCCGAACGTCGAGGTCACTCCCACAGGGGAATCATTGCTGGTCTGGCGGCGGAGTGTCGCTCTCACCCGAATCGTGTGAGGCGGCGGGCGGCCACACGTATGAGTGTCCGTCCGCAATGAGAGCCCGGATGCTGCTTGCAGGCGCGGCCGCCACTCTGGCCACCGTCGCGCTGGTCCCGTCCAATGCCGGCGCGCGTGTGCTGCTCGTGGGAACCTGGCATGGCCATCACGGCTCGTTCACCTCGATCCAGGCAGCCGTGGACGCCGCGAAGCCGGGCGACTGGATCCTGGTCGGCCCCGGCGACTACCACGAGCGCGGTGACCGCGACCCGCGCTACAGGAAGCTGGCTGAAAAGGGCGCCGGCGTGATGATCACCACACCGCGCATCCACCTGCGCGGCATGAACCGCAACAGCGTGGTGGTGGACGGCACGAAGCCCGGGTCGACGAAGTGCAGCCGTAAGCCCTCGTCCCAGGACCTCGGTCCCGTGATTCACCACAAGCACAACGGCCGCAACGGCGTGGAGGTGTTCAAGACCGCCGGGGTGACCGTCGAGAACCTCACCGCCTGCAACTTCCTCGAGGGCAACGGCAGCTCCGGCAACCAGATCTGGTTCAACTTCGGCGACGGCAGTGGCAAGAGCATGCGCGGCGCTTTCCGGGGCGCCTACCTCAACGCCACCTCCACCTACTACGCCACCGGCAGGCCCGCAGCGTCCTACGGGATCTTCTCGAGCAACAGCCGGGGGCCGGGCGTGTTCGCCCACACCTACGCGAGCAACATGAACGACTCGAGCTACTACATCGGCGCCTGCACCGACTGCAACCAGGTCCTGACCGATGGCCACGCCCAGTACAGCGTGCTCGGCTACTCAGGCACCAACGCCGGTGGCCACCTCATTGTCGAGAACTCCGAGTGGGACCACAACCAGTCCGGCATCGTCACCAACAGCCAGAACAACGACGACGCCCCCTCGCCGCAGCTCGGCCTGTGCCCGGAGAGCACCTCCACGTCGTGCACGGTCTTCCGGAACAACAACATCCACGACAACAACAACCCCAACGTGCCGAAGGCCGGGAGCGCCTCCCTCGGCCCCGTGGGCTCGGGAATTGTGATCGCGGGCGGACGCCACGACACCGTCACGGGCAATCGGATCGCGAACAACGGCTCGTGGGGCGTGCTGCTGGTCCCCTTCCCCGACCTCGGCACCCCGCCGCCGATCGCGCACTGCGAGGGGGGCGTGACCAACGGACCGCTGCCCGGTTGCTACTACGACGACTGGGGCAACGAGGTGTCGAACAACAAGTTCACCCACAACGGCTTCTTCGGCAATCCCACCAACGGCGACGCCGGTGAGGTGAGCGGGCAGAACGTGTTCGGAAATTGCTGGCACGGCAACACCAACACCGCCGGCACGCCCATCACGAGCACGCCCGCCGACATCCAGACGTCCCACGGCATCTGCATGACGCCGAACGCCGGCGAGGGAGTGGACAGCGCGCTGGCGGCGCAGCTGATCTGCGCCACGGAGCTGCTCGCTCCGTGCCCCCCGGTGCCGGGGATGAGCTATCCGCGGGTCACGAAAGTGGTGATGCCCGCGCTGCCACGCGGCCTGCGCACGATGCCCAACCCATGCGCGGGCGTCCCGGCCAACGCCTTCTGCGCGCGCACCGGCCCGCGGTTCACCGGCTAGCGTGGCCTACAGCCAGCGGAAGCCGAGCTCCGACGGCTGCGGCTCGAGCGGGCTCGACGGCAGCCCGTCCGGCGGTTCCGGCAGGTTGTAGCCCGACGGCGCCACGTCGTTCGGCGTGTTCGGGTGGAAGAGCGAGGCGAGGTACTGGATCTGGCCGCGCCCCGGCCCAAGCTCGAACTGGCCGCCGCCGTACGCGCCGATGCCGCGCTCCTCGCAGTAGTCGTAGGCGGCGAACAGCTCCTGCAGCCCGCCGAGGCGCGACGGCTTGATGTTCACCATCCGCGGCGGGAACGGCAGCGACTCGATGTCCGCCACCGAGTGGATGTTCGCGTCCCAGGTGATGCGGTCGCGGTACGGCTCGAGCACCGGATCGGTCTCCTCGTTCAGCCGCGGGTCCTCGATCCACGCGTCCGGGAACGCCTCGGCCACGCGCCGGTACAGCTCCGGATCGGCTCCGGCGTCCACCACCGTGCCCACGTAGAGCCCCTTGAGGTCAACCGAGTCCACCGCGCCCGTGGCCACGAGCTCCGCGATCAGCTCGTCGGTCCACTCGTTGGTGGGGTCGAGCTTGAAGCGCAGCGTCGGATAGCGCGCTAGGCGCCTGCGCAACGGCTCGATGGTCGGTGGCTCGCCGAGCCGCAGCGACACGACGAAGGTGAGCGGCCGCATCTCACGCCCCACCGCGGCATGGAGCGTCGTACCCGCCTGCCTCAGCGCGAGGTCGAGCGCAGCGCTCTCGAAGGCCCAGCGCCGGTAGCGGCGCGACACATCCCGCACCGGCTCCGCCGGGAAGAGATCGAGCGACCCCACGAGGTCGCAGAACTCGCCAAGTGTGCGCGACCCCGCCAGGTCGAGCACGGGCCCCGCGTCCTGCAGCGCCACGTGGTCGAGCGCGTCATACGTCACGTCCTCGCCCACGCCCTCGTGCCCGTCGCCGGAGATCCGGATGACGGTGGACAGCCGAGTGAAGTCCGACGACACGTCCGCCTCGAGCCCTTCGAGCGAGTAGCCGTCGATCTCGACGGGCAGCGATGCGACCGACTCGAAAAGGGCTACGCGATCGCCTCCTGCTCAGGCCGCACCGCGGCCATCTTCTCGGCGCGGCGCTGCTGCAGCACCGTGAGGATCGCTATCCCCACCGTGAAGACGAAGATCATCGTGGCCACGATATTCACCTCGGGCGGGATCGACACGCGCGCCGCGCCCCAGATGAAGAGCGGATAGGTGACGGTCGAGCCGGCGTTGAAGTTCGTGATCACGAAGTCGTCGATCGACAGCGCGAACGCGAGCAACCCGGCCGCCAACACGCCGGGGGCGATCAGCGGCAACGTGACGCGGTAGAAGGTCTGCCAGGCGTTCGCCCCAAGGTCCTGCGCCGCTTCCTCCAGGGAGCGGTCGAAGCCGATGAGCCTGGATCTCACCGTGACCACCACGAACGAGATGTTGAACATCACGTGCGCGATCACGATCGTGATGAAGCCGGTGTTCACGCCGAGCGACAGGAACAGCGACAGGAGCGCCGCGCCCAGCACGATCTCCGGCGTGCTCAGCGGCAGGAACACGAAGAAGTTGAGCGGCGCGCGCCCGCGGAACTCGTAGCGGACCATCGCGAGCGCCATCATCGTGCCGAGGGCGGTGGCAATCACCGTCGAGATCGCGGCGATCTCGATCGACACCTTGAGCGCGTTCAAGAGCCCTGGCACCTGGAACGGGTCCTTCCAGTGCTTGAGCGTCCACCCCTGCCACACGAAGTTGAAGCGGCTGTGGGTGTTGTTGAACGAGAACCAGATGATGATCGCGATCGGGAAGAGCAGGTACGTGATCGCGAGCGCCGAGTAGACAGGCAGCGACCAGTGCAGCACCTTGCGGCCCACGCGCGTGGCGAGCGAGGTGCCGGGCGGGCGCGACGAGGCGCGGGTGGCGCCGCCCGGTGCGGGATACGCCTCGGCGGTCATGTCTTGGCCTCCGTCCCCATCAGCGCCTCGGTGCCCGCCACCTTCGCCCAGATGGCCACCATCACCAGGATGATCGCCATCAGCGTGAACGA
This genomic window contains:
- a CDS encoding acyl-CoA dehydrogenase family protein; translated protein: MAAEATTDSYALNDEQLSFREVVRQIARERVAPRAAEIDERAEYPHDLRKLLAEQDILGLPFDSEHGGTGTGTLTLNIAVEELAKACASTALILMVQELGSLPIKLFGSHELKQRYLPRLASGEWTPAFALSEVEAGSDPGGMRTRAVRDGDDWILNGEKNWITNLGIADLFVVFAVTDPEQGHSHGISAFVVEADWPGVSIGKLEHKMGIRGSPTGQPVFNDVRVPGGNLIGEAGEGFKVAMSTLDRSRLGVAAQGLGLAQGATDYAAAYAKERRQFGKPIIGFQGIQFKLADMETQCAAARELLYKACAKVDRLEPDMGKYSAMAKLFCSDTAMNVTTEAVQVLGGYGYVKEYPVERMMRDAKITQIYEGTNEIQRLVIARTL
- a CDS encoding VOC family protein, with product MDQRVSLITLGVSDLARARAFYEALGWTTGAAPADDVVFFQAGGMIVALWGRHQLAEDSGVSDSGGWGGVTLAYNTRSPEEVDEVIAQAEAAGATIPRHGAETFWGGYSGVFVDPDGHPWEVAHNPHWTVNDDGSVSL
- a CDS encoding right-handed parallel beta-helix repeat-containing protein; the encoded protein is MLLAGAAATLATVALVPSNAGARVLLVGTWHGHHGSFTSIQAAVDAAKPGDWILVGPGDYHERGDRDPRYRKLAEKGAGVMITTPRIHLRGMNRNSVVVDGTKPGSTKCSRKPSSQDLGPVIHHKHNGRNGVEVFKTAGVTVENLTACNFLEGNGSSGNQIWFNFGDGSGKSMRGAFRGAYLNATSTYYATGRPAASYGIFSSNSRGPGVFAHTYASNMNDSSYYIGACTDCNQVLTDGHAQYSVLGYSGTNAGGHLIVENSEWDHNQSGIVTNSQNNDDAPSPQLGLCPESTSTSCTVFRNNNIHDNNNPNVPKAGSASLGPVGSGIVIAGGRHDTVTGNRIANNGSWGVLLVPFPDLGTPPPIAHCEGGVTNGPLPGCYYDDWGNEVSNNKFTHNGFFGNPTNGDAGEVSGQNVFGNCWHGNTNTAGTPITSTPADIQTSHGICMTPNAGEGVDSALAAQLICATELLAPCPPVPGMSYPRVTKVVMPALPRGLRTMPNPCAGVPANAFCARTGPRFTG
- a CDS encoding ABC transporter permease, producing MTAEAYPAPGGATRASSRPPGTSLATRVGRKVLHWSLPVYSALAITYLLFPIAIIIWFSFNNTHSRFNFVWQGWTLKHWKDPFQVPGLLNALKVSIEIAAISTVIATALGTMMALAMVRYEFRGRAPLNFFVFLPLSTPEIVLGAALLSLFLSLGVNTGFITIVIAHVMFNISFVVVTVRSRLIGFDRSLEEAAQDLGANAWQTFYRVTLPLIAPGVLAAGLLAFALSIDDFVITNFNAGSTVTYPLFIWGAARVSIPPEVNIVATMIFVFTVGIAILTVLQQRRAEKMAAVRPEQEAIA